The following is a genomic window from Prevotella sp. E13-17.
GGAGTTGGATCTTTACTACTTGGAGCATCGCTCATGGTGGTTTGACTTTAAGATTCTGTTCAAGACCTTCATCAACATTGTCTTTGGCAAGAAGTTCTAAAGACATAATAACTGAGGGAAAGACATAATAACTTTTAAAGACAGAATAACTGAGGGAAAGACATAATAACAAACGAACAGACGTTTTTACGAACAGACGTTTTTTACGAACATACTAAAAAGAAAAGAAGTGCATAACGAGATAAGTCGCTATGCACTCCTTTTCTATAAACTCCCCTCCATACAGGGAGGGGCCGGGGGTGGGTCTGTTGGGGAGGTCGGGAGGGGGTTAATATTTCCGAAATGTGAGTCGGAGTGTGTTTGACTGCAGGACTAATCGGGTGGCAGAGAGTTGTAGTACTTGGAACTGCTGGGACAACGCACTGAAGCCAAAGGGTTCGATGTCTTTGACATCCTCAACCAAAGGATCCTCCTTGTAGCGATTGTTGAGATAAGGACTGTAAGTTTTCAGCACATTGCCTTCGTGCGAGAACTTAAAGATGTAGATGGGCGTTCCTTTTTGAGTAGCCTCGCGGACCTCAAGGATGCGCCCCTGAAAACTCCACGTCAGGGCTTTCTCTTTCACGTCTTCGTGACCACCAGTGGCCAACGTATCTACATCGGTCATCTGCCAGAAGCCGTCCAAAGGACCATTATCCGATGTTTCCCAATCGCATGCTGCCAGCGTTAGCAGCATACAGCCTAAGGCTATCAGCCATACATATCTCTTCATGGTCTGTTCTCCTTTCCTTTCTTATTCAACCATAGCGAGCGACCCACGGTCAGTTGTATGCCGAGGTTATCGCCCATCAGTTCACCACGATCCATGCCCAGCGCTCCCTTGACGTGCCACCCTGCCCACGGCGAGGTGGCAGGGAAGTGGTAGGCAGCCTCTGCCAGCATGCTGACATTGTTGCGCGGCTCGGGGTAGATGGCATAGTAGGTGCCGAAGCCCCGCTGTATGGAGGTCAGAAGACGGTAGTGAAGACCAGGCAACGGGTCGCCGCTGACGCCGAAGTGCCATGCCCAGAAGCGGTTGTCCTTCACCATGATGGTGTGGTCAGTATTATATATAGGTGAAAGATAGAGCGGGTTGCCCATCACCATGCCCCAGTGTTGCCAGCCAGTGAAGAGGTGATGGTTGTAATAGTCATCGAGACCGGTGATGTGCTCACCGTCGGTCTTGGTGATGTCGTGATACACGGGACCACCCTGATACTTCGTGTGCAGATACTCCACGACAAAATCGTTGACCCAGGGAAACGCCTTCAGTTTCAGTTCTGCCCCCACCAGACCATCGCGGAAGTCATAGCAGAAGTAGCGCGACTGCTTGCGTTGGAAAGCCTCATCACCACTGCCATAGCCATTATAGGCGATGTGCACCATCATCGAGTTGTCCTCGAAGAACTGGTCGGCATAGAGTCCCAAGCACCACTTCTTTTGGTCGATGTTAAGCTTGACCACCCAGCTGCCCACGTGGTTGCCCTCACTGTTCAGGTATTTGCCATCGGTCTTGTCGGTGCCCTGTGCTGTCAGCGCATTGAGGAAAGCCTTGAAGCCCTTCGCATTCTCTATCTTGGGTGCCGACACATGATCATAGACGGTGCCCCCAAACTGGCAGCCCATCTCCAGTCCCAGTTCGAAGGTGATGTTCTTGGGACCAAAGCGAAGGTAGCCGCCCTTGGCGTGAAAGAACGTGTGCTCCGTGCGGCGGTCGTGCCCCTGCGTAAAATCCTTCTGCCAACCGTCATCGGTCGTCATGCCATAGGAGCCATAGCCACGAAATGCCACCCACCCACGGGTGTAAGGGATGGGCCACCAGTCCAGATCGAAGCGAACCTGCGGGATGGGCCGTGCGTTGATGCCAAAAGTCTGGCTGCCCGAGCTCAGTTCCTGATTCTTGTGAACCATCGGCTGCTGTTTGCTGCCAACGGTCATGCGCACCTTCTTCCAATGCAGGTCGGCATAGGCTTGTTGCACCACCAGCGTACTGGTGAAGTTGGCCGCCACCGCCACGTCGGCACCATAGCCCCAGCGCCACTGACGAGTGCGGTTGCTATCTGCCTCATGAAAGATGCCAGCACGCAGATAGCCACTATTACGCTCTATAGAACTCAGTCCGTAGTGGTTGGCATTGAGCCACAACGGCGAGTGGTCGCCA
Proteins encoded in this region:
- a CDS encoding lipocalin-like domain-containing protein — translated: MKRYVWLIALGCMLLTLAACDWETSDNGPLDGFWQMTDVDTLATGGHEDVKEKALTWSFQGRILEVREATQKGTPIYIFKFSHEGNVLKTYSPYLNNRYKEDPLVEDVKDIEPFGFSALSQQFQVLQLSATRLVLQSNTLRLTFRKY
- a CDS encoding capsule assembly Wzi family protein yields the protein MNKRITIVCMLLGVVMTTTAQTELRTETQVTASAGDHSPLWLNANHYGLSSIERNSGYLRAGIFHEADSNRTRQWRWGYGADVAVAANFTSTLVVQQAYADLHWKKVRMTVGSKQQPMVHKNQELSSGSQTFGINARPIPQVRFDLDWWPIPYTRGWVAFRGYGSYGMTTDDGWQKDFTQGHDRRTEHTFFHAKGGYLRFGPKNITFELGLEMGCQFGGTVYDHVSAPKIENAKGFKAFLNALTAQGTDKTDGKYLNSEGNHVGSWVVKLNIDQKKWCLGLYADQFFEDNSMMVHIAYNGYGSGDEAFQRKQSRYFCYDFRDGLVGAELKLKAFPWVNDFVVEYLHTKYQGGPVYHDITKTDGEHITGLDDYYNHHLFTGWQHWGMVMGNPLYLSPIYNTDHTIMVKDNRFWAWHFGVSGDPLPGLHYRLLTSIQRGFGTYYAIYPEPRNNVSMLAEAAYHFPATSPWAGWHVKGALGMDRGELMGDNLGIQLTVGRSLWLNKKGKENRP